GTACCCCAGCACTTGCTACCTGAACATTTGGTGTTGTTTTCTCAAGTTCCATCTGCTCCTCAGTATAAAGAGGTTCCAGTTCTGAAATTCCTTCCATATCTTCTTGTTCCCCTCCCATTGTTTCTGGTGTCTGAAGATGAAAACAATTACAATAATTGCAAGCTATACATAGAGCAGCAATATGTAGTGTATGTGAAAGCTGCCCACCTGCGGTTTGCTGTCTAATGTATCTCCCAGTACTCGATGTCGTCCCTGCTCAATGGCCACATTTAGCTTGTGAATGTAAGACTGCAGTTCCTCTGCAGAGTCCATATTCAGTTCCACCAGGGATTTGTGAAATTGTTCCACTTGTCCATCCTCCAGAAGTTCCTATTGTGAAAGAGTACAAAGTAAGGGGCACATTGAGATGCTCACACTCTGCTATAGAAGGGAACCCATTGCACAGTAATTGCTTAAAGGTTACAGAAGGTTAAAACATGGAGAATTGATTACTGTAGGCATTTAAACGTAACTACAGACAATACCAAAAATTCAGTTTTGGCTGGAACTAAAGAAGTTAAATATGCAAATACCGATTGCCCctgcctcctctctccctctgccccggactcctcgctctctctctccctctgccccggactcctcgctctctctctcccactgcccccGGACTcctcgctcgctctctccctctGCCCCCGGACTcctcgctcgctctctccctctgcccccggactcctcgctctctctctcccaccgcCCCCGGACTcctcgctcgctctctccctcCGCCCCCGGACTcctcgctcgctctctccctcCGCCCCCGGACTcctcgctcgctctctccctcCGCCCCCGGACTcctcgctcgctctctccctcCGCCCCCGGactcctcgctctctctctccctctgccccggactcctcgctctctctctccctctgccccggactcctcgctctctctctcccactgcccccggactcctcgctctctctctcccactgcccccGGACTcctcgctcgctctctccctcCGCCCCCGGACTcctcgctcgctctctccctcCGCCCCCGGACTcctcgctcgctctctccctcCGCCCCCGGACTcctcgctcgctctctccctcCGCCCCCGGACTcctcgctcgctctctccctcCGCCCCCGGACTcctcgctcgctctctccctcCGCCCCCGGACTcctcgctcgctctctccctcCGCCCCCGGACTcctcgctcgctctctccctcCGCCCCCGGACTcctcgctcgctctctccctcCGCCCCCGGACTcctcgctcgctctctccctcCGCCCCCGGACTcctcgctcgctctctccctctGCCCCCGGACTcctcgctcgctctctccctctgcccccggactcctcgctctctctctctgcccccggactcctcgctctctctctcccactgcccccGGACTCCTCgcactctctctctgcccccggactcctcgctctctctctctgcccccggACTCCTCgcactctctctctgcccccggactcctcgctctctctctctgcccccggACTCCTCGCGCTCTGCACCTAACAATATCCACCAATGTCTGCCAACAGGATTAAGTCTCCACTTGCGTCAGGGGCACGTTGGATGGATCACAGGAAcacaaatatgtaatattttgcatttatgttttactaattgaaaaataaataaaatgtcagaGGGATTGTCTTTAAATTACCTATAGTAATGGATCCTCCATTTTATCCTTCAAGCCATCAGCCGCCTTCTATTACAATATTTGGCATTCATTTTTAACCTATTCAATTGTACCCGAAACTGACTGGTCCCCTTTGGGTGGAATTACCTTTTAATAACTGTTCACTGTTGAATATTTTTGCTCAATAATATAGTCTATATCAGAGTCTCCCAGTATTTTGCCATTATATAACCCTTATGCTGGTAAAACTTTGCCAAATGATTCATAGTGTGTAAATACCAATAATCGTTATGTCTGTAGAGGTGTAATAAATAGCCAACGCCAACAGATTCTTCTTGGATTTATAAGCTTCTCTGAAGCACTAAGGGTAAATTGTTTTCAATAAACAACAATAGTTGCAGCAAGGAACAAACACTATCAGTAGTCTTGGCTGTCTTCCCAGTTATATTATAATTTAGGGAAGAGAGGACGATGGGAGAGATCTAACTAGTATGTTTTCAACCTGAGTGATACATATAAACAAACGTCCAGCTCACAATACAAGGGTTATTACCCACTGTTATCGCTGCATCTGACTTGGATTTTTAATGCATAATCAGTAATCAGTTCCTGAACAATATAAATTTATGCTTTTATCATTGTGATACAAGGTCTCAACATTAAGAGATATCCCCAAGGAACATTTGAAACTCGTAAACAATGACATCACTAAAATATTATCTATTGTAATGAACAGCTTGTGTAATACCGATTCCAGCAATTCATTTATATTTCTTCTTGTCAATATCATCCCGGTTGGTCAATATACTGCTGTGTACTAGTGACACGTGAGCTCACATTTTGTTTGTATAATTTGTTATGCAAAGATAACTGTTGTGCGCTGTTGcacatttcttttctttattgTTATTAGTTTGGGGAGGGCAGGTCCCCCACAACAGCGGCCAAAAACTATCTACATAACCAGCGCTAAAAGGTTTTGTTGTATATATTATTCATATTGTGTACATACCCTCTACGGTTAATCACAAGAGGTTTAGCCAGCGTTGTGCTGTATTTTTCCCCCATTCATTTATATGACCATTTCATTTCAATGCGGTTGTGCGCTACAtgtagaaaccccattgaaatgaatgggccatagaCACAAATGGACCTTAACATTATGGTGAAACTCGTAGTCTTTGAGAGGGAatgctattgtttatttataccaCTTCCCCACCCTCAGAGAATCCAGCCCCATAGTAGCCAGTCAGAGCTAGTTATGCTATGACAATGGAAATACAAACTACAGGATTTACTGTTAATAGTGGGAACTATCCCTGGTTGTTTAGTGCCGAGCCTGGACGAAGAACTGGTACTATGGCTTTACTGCTTGATtgttacatttattcactggcGAAGCTTCCCCTACTAAATTCAGAGACCCCATCAATAGGGTTTTACCTGGTTGAAACCGAATTGCAATGAATGGGCCATTTTAGGGAATGGGAAAAGCTCTGTGCCGTTCATATTCTGGATGCATCAACAAACGCATATGAATGCATCCAGAGCATATCAACCACAGACACACCACATGTGATCCGCATATCGTATGAAAATGCAGAGTGTACTTAAATCCGTTTTCAAATGCAGCTTGGAAGTGCAACGCCAATCAGTAACCAGCCTAAAGGTTACTCTAACTGtatacttattattttatttttattttaaatcattcTGTGTGgagttacatttaaaaatgcaacaGACTCCATGAATCTGAAGCAGTAAAGTTGAGTATGTCACCAATAACTGCAGTCGGACAGGACAGCAAAATAATAGTACAAGATACTGGTTAGGGGCGAGGGTACGACATGCATACTTTCCAAAATTCCAAATGGCCAAAGAAGGACACTTATGCAGTTATTCTATTTGCACAATGAATGTATGAAATCTTCCCATAGGGCAGGGTAACAATGCTTAAACCAGCCCTGGGTTACCTGCACATAGAGCAGTCTCTCCAGTCGTTCCTGGTCCTGTTGAAGCTTTTCTTCCCTGCGTCGTGCATTCAGTTCCTGCAGCCGTCTCAGCTGCTGCTGCCTGCGCTCCTGCTTCTCCTCTGATGGCACAGCCGTGCCCAGGAGCTTGGAGGAAAAAGGCAACTGCATCTTGTGCACATTCTGCTCATAGTAATCTGGGCAACGCCACTTCTGGAGCTCTGGGACAGATACACGATGAGAACAAATGTTTATGGAGATTGATGTCACCTCCACTAGTAAATTATAATCACAACTTATGGTACAGCCTTGTACAGTACAGAAGAGGAAACAGTGTTCAGCAAGCAGGTATATGCTGAGATGTCAGTGCTGGTTATATAACAACAGCAGACAATTAAAGAGACTACAATTGAGTCAAGGTTGTCTGAATTTGCCTCACTTGACGACAAATCTAGTCTTATCTAGGAGGAGTAATCAATGGTAAAGGACATAAATCAGGATAATGACAGAGAGAGTTGTTTCCATGCCGACCGAAATGAATGTGCTGTTAATTCAGCCCTTAACCTGCACGTGTCTAATGCTAACTGATGATGTCCGTCCATTGTCACCAAGGAAGAAAGTctgactcataggggcatattcaattagcttttggattcgcggtaacgcgcgttaccgcgaaaagtgcgcgttcttgcgggtattacggtaccgcattaacgcagattttcgttcgcaaccctataggctgcgaacgaaaatctacgttattgcggtaacgtgtattacgtttcgcggctgttccggtgCGTTACCgtgaatccgaaagctaattgaatatgccccatatagtgTATTAAGGTTGTTACCTTCCATATAATCATCTGGTACATAGCAGTGCTCATGCAAGATCTCCTCCATGCGGCTCAGCGTAATAGCGGAGAGATGTCCGGGATACTTCAGTTGCAGCAGGCGATGGAGATATGTCACAGCCTGGAAACCTCCGAGATTCATGCGTTTGCAGTTCTTGCCGTCCAGCCTACAGAAAAGGCAGTCTCAGTAAGTCACTTACACACTGAACTCCTCCTTTCTGTTTAATCATGGCACATGACTCCATCTGGGTGGGGGCATTATTTATTAATGGCAATTAGATTACTGTGCTCTCACGTGAGAAAATCCTGCTAACTACAACTAAATGGTCAGCTATTTGTAACTATGATAAGGACTCTGAACTCACCTTCCATTCAGAACGGGAAGTATATGGGTGCAGTGGTAGCCAGATGACACAACAAGCCCACTGGTGGGAAACTCATCTTTTTTGTTGTGATAGAAGCTGTACAGCCCATCGATTCCGAATGACAGTTTTGGCACCTGGTAGCACTCAAACAGGAGTTCAGATACCATCTGCCTGACGTGAAGTGGGGTGCAGGGTGCTTCAGTAAACACCAGTGGGTAATCAACACAGCCCTGCGCAGGAAAATATACTCGTTAGTAAGCATGCTGGTCTCAAATTCACACTGTGTTTCTATACTCAGAATAGACATGTTCTTGGGAAAACAAACACAGAGCCATGTATTTGTACTtcgctgtcatcatcatcagctatttataagcagccactaatgccgcagcgctgtacagagaactcactcacatcagtccctgctccaattgagcttacagtctaaattccctaacatacacacacacagactagggtcaatattaatagcagccaattaaccgattAGTATGGTTTTGGAGACTATGGGaaggaacccatgcaaacacggggagaacatacaaactccacactgataagtccatgttcaggaatcgaactcatgactcaaatgctgtgaggcagaagtgctaaccactaagccaccgtgcatgtACAACGATGCAACTATTGCAAGATAGgtgcaggtctgcaccagtagcaggCATGCATTACATACACATATGcctagtggtcaaagtggacatttagaattGGTGGTATGTaacatgtaatgggaatgtaagtaaatggaatttgatagttttaatcATTAAAGCAATGGGAGAAGTGGCGggatggcataccaccgtataccatcCCATTGCGACCACTGCTTACGCCCATTTTTCTACCATCtgatttgtttgcaaaatatgtatttgttattaGGCATCAAAAACCTGGACTCCACATCATAGTGGACCCCACTAAGGCTATTGTCCAATttgctcctattgtctctcattaCCCCTTCCTTTTAGAATGTAAGTGGGCAGGGTCCTCTGCCTTATAGATCGTGCCTATCCACTCTCCATCTTCCTTGCTTGTCCCTGACCCTTGAGATAAAACTGGGAAAATATATATTAGCAATCAAGAGACACATTGGGTGTTCTTAGTCTTAAATCAGAGAAAAGAATATCCAAATTCAAAACCTATTACTGTAATATTTACAAGGCTGCACCCTTGGACCCCAGCACTCTGAATTACTTGCGTACGGGAATCTAATCTCCCTAAACTCTCTTCAACCCAGAGAGAGCTCCTCTTAGCCAAAATCACATGTTACATGATATGTAAAACTGATCCTCATTCTTTAGATTCACAATACGCTTGGCCAATATGGCTCCATAAGTGACCATCAATAATTTTGCAAAGTAAAATTACCTAACTTCACTGTTTCATAAAATCCTCCACAATCATGGCCACCAGGTTTCAGCCTACCTACTTATTTTAGTTACCGACCATCAACTTGTAGAAAGGAATCTAAACACTTAGTCTAGAAGGTAAAAAAGAagaagttaggctgggtacacact
The nucleotide sequence above comes from Mixophyes fleayi isolate aMixFle1 chromosome 6, aMixFle1.hap1, whole genome shotgun sequence. Encoded proteins:
- the ACTR5 gene encoding actin-related protein 5, with product MAAPRPVVNVYRFRDARAVPDPVYEPVAGGPAVLVLDNGSFQLRAGWAGVGPNLQLRSVVARSRGGPRSLSRVGNDIPSLEPLRWLLRTPFDRNLPVNLELQELLCDHVFQRLGVTSEGCVDYPLVFTEAPCTPLHVRQMVSELLFECYQVPKLSFGIDGLYSFYHNKKDEFPTSGLVVSSGYHCTHILPVLNGRLDGKNCKRMNLGGFQAVTYLHRLLQLKYPGHLSAITLSRMEEILHEHCYVPDDYMEELQKWRCPDYYEQNVHKMQLPFSSKLLGTAVPSEEKQERRQQQLRRLQELNARRREEKLQQDQERLERLLYVQELLEDGQVEQFHKSLVELNMDSAEELQSYIHKLNVAIEQGRHRVLGDTLDSKPQTPETMGGEQEDMEGISELEPLYTEEQMELEKTTPNVQAMFNIAEYHQMYLGTERIRVPEVLFQPSLIGEDQAGLAETMQYILDRYPQEVQQELVQNVFLTGGNVMYPGMQARMEKELLQMRPFASTFHVYRASHPVLDSWNGASDWALQNLEADEGWISRKDYEEMGGEYLKEHVASNRYTAIRLPKPAPRSAAAPNSQETENVPQTTSGVTP